A genomic region of Campylobacter corcagiensis contains the following coding sequences:
- the pyrH gene encoding UMP kinase: MQKRVLVKFSGEALAGGNGFGIDTNILKFIAGEIKELVDAGAEVGIVIGGGNIVRGVAASAGGIIKRTSGDHMGMLATVINAIAVRESLEHAGIDVRVQSAIKMEAICETFIMGRANRHLDKGRVVIFAAGTGNPFFTTDTAATLRAIEINADMIIKATKVSGVYDKDPNKFSDAVLLNHLSYEEAMKDDIKVMDDTSIALAKDNSLPIVVCDMFKSGNLRKIVVDDDTSFCSVVSNNR; encoded by the coding sequence ATTAGTTAAATTTTCAGGTGAAGCTTTGGCTGGTGGAAACGGCTTTGGAATAGATACAAATATTTTAAAATTTATAGCAGGCGAGATAAAAGAGCTAGTAGATGCAGGTGCTGAAGTTGGTATCGTAATAGGCGGTGGAAATATCGTTCGTGGTGTGGCAGCTTCTGCTGGAGGGATCATAAAAAGAACAAGTGGCGATCACATGGGTATGCTTGCTACAGTTATAAATGCTATTGCAGTTAGAGAGTCTTTAGAACACGCTGGTATTGATGTTAGAGTTCAAAGTGCTATCAAAATGGAAGCAATTTGTGAGACTTTTATCATGGGTAGGGCAAATCGCCATTTAGACAAAGGTAGAGTTGTGATCTTTGCAGCTGGAACTGGAAATCCATTTTTTACAACAGATACAGCAGCCACTTTAAGAGCTATTGAGATAAATGCTGATATGATTATTAAAGCTACAAAAGTAAGTGGAGTTTATGATAAAGATCCAAATAAATTTAGCGATGCAGTTCTTTTAAATCATTTAAGTTATGAAGAAGCGATGAAAGATGACATCAAGGTTATGGATGATACTTCAATAGCATTAGCTAAAGATAATTCTCTTCCTATCGTGGTTTGTGATATGTTTAAAAGTGGAAATTTAAGGAAAATAGTAGTTGATGATGATACATCGTTTTGTTCAGTAGTATCAAATAACAGATAA
- a CDS encoding DNA-directed RNA polymerase subunit omega, whose protein sequence is MRPEEIAAKALESVNGDRYKLSLMVAKRTSELYSGAKVLVNVDTRGLKFADIALLEIAEGKVELDGIIEAEK, encoded by the coding sequence ATGAGACCAGAAGAAATAGCAGCAAAAGCCCTAGAATCAGTAAATGGAGATAGATATAAACTATCTTTAATGGTTGCAAAAAGAACAAGCGAGCTTTACTCAGGAGCTAAAGTTTTAGTAAATGTAGACACTAGAGGGCTTAAATTTGCAGATATTGCACTTTTAGAGATTGCAGAGGGAAAAGTAGAATTAGATGGAATTATTGAAGCAGAAAAATGA
- a CDS encoding RelA/SpoT family protein: MELLKQKNDADIERFLDDIVNVSTIDDAKELFHKFKEPKDTLEKAIEICVKEHNGQFRKSGEPYSVHPILVSCIVAFMGGDDDMIVAALLHDVVEDTSYDLQSVNAVFGDGVAKLVEGLTKIVTIREDKLAPSSDKNAKLRTSALTFRRMLLISIEDVRVLVVKLCDRLHNMLTLEALRPDKQKRIAEETLVVYAPIAHRLGISSIKNILEDLSFKYVMPKEFEMIDSYINEHKQQLQMSLNKFSLKITELLLTNGFSENSFDIQKRVKHYYSTYLKMQRKGISIQEVLDLLAVRVLVKDVKDCYLALGVIHSNFNPLISRFKDYVALPKQNGYQTIHTTVFNESMIIEAQIRTFDMHNTAEYGVAAHWKYKYSGQSPVLVNPRLDWLSDISNKDDVPISSDEEDGPEDLYEYAKDSLYAEDIAVYSPKGGIFTLPRGATALDYAYEIHSQVGLKAVEAYVNRVRVPLLTELKNGDIVHIITGNEAHYRCSWLNSVKTGKARATIKGFCKQKLKELNNEIGIKMLSAIFETNETEILSWLDSENLSKKAGKVSYDSEFLKDAVNALKKNAKKDKYIIEKQKFENIVVYSNFKVNSAEFDYCCNPKRGDNIVGFRDGDRVTVHHRFCDRASNLMRDGKEIIFVKWTRNAPHRYKIILNLENKRGSLAEFLAYIAKLQVDLVAINLNENEETKSDFFVLIIELHESLNIDDIKTKIKSRYKIVEFTSLSDAYN, from the coding sequence ATGGAATTATTGAAGCAGAAAAATGATGCTGATATTGAGAGATTTTTAGACGATATTGTAAATGTCTCTACCATTGATGATGCTAAAGAGCTTTTTCATAAATTTAAAGAGCCAAAAGATACTTTAGAAAAAGCTATTGAAATTTGTGTAAAAGAGCACAACGGGCAGTTTAGAAAAAGCGGTGAGCCTTATTCGGTTCATCCTATACTTGTTAGTTGTATTGTTGCTTTTATGGGCGGTGATGATGATATGATTGTCGCTGCACTTTTACATGATGTGGTTGAAGATACAAGTTATGATCTTCAAAGTGTAAATGCTGTATTTGGTGACGGGGTTGCTAAGCTTGTAGAAGGTCTTACTAAGATTGTAACGATTAGAGAAGATAAATTAGCTCCATCAAGCGATAAAAACGCAAAGCTTAGAACTTCAGCTCTAACTTTTAGGCGTATGCTTTTAATATCCATTGAAGATGTTAGGGTTTTGGTTGTTAAGCTTTGTGATAGACTTCATAACATGCTTACTCTTGAAGCACTTCGTCCTGATAAGCAAAAAAGAATTGCTGAAGAAACTCTTGTTGTTTATGCGCCTATTGCTCACAGGCTTGGAATTTCATCGATTAAAAACATCTTAGAAGATCTGAGTTTTAAATATGTAATGCCAAAAGAATTTGAGATGATAGACTCATATATCAACGAGCACAAACAGCAACTTCAGATGAGTTTAAACAAATTTAGCCTTAAAATAACAGAGCTTTTACTTACAAATGGCTTTAGTGAAAATAGCTTTGATATCCAAAAAAGAGTCAAGCACTACTACTCTACATATCTTAAGATGCAAAGAAAAGGAATTTCTATTCAAGAAGTTCTTGATCTTTTAGCTGTTAGGGTTTTGGTTAAAGATGTGAAGGATTGCTACCTTGCTTTAGGAGTAATTCACTCAAATTTTAACCCTTTAATCTCTAGGTTTAAAGACTATGTAGCCCTTCCTAAACAAAATGGATACCAAACTATCCACACGACAGTGTTTAATGAAAGCATGATTATCGAAGCTCAAATTCGCACCTTTGATATGCATAATACTGCAGAATATGGTGTTGCAGCACACTGGAAATATAAATATAGCGGACAAAGCCCAGTTTTAGTTAATCCTAGACTCGATTGGCTAAGTGATATCTCAAATAAAGATGATGTTCCAATATCTAGCGATGAAGAAGATGGTCCAGAAGATTTATATGAGTATGCAAAAGATAGTCTTTATGCTGAAGATATCGCAGTTTACTCCCCAAAGGGCGGAATTTTTACTTTGCCTAGGGGTGCAACAGCCCTAGACTACGCTTATGAAATTCACTCTCAAGTAGGTCTTAAAGCTGTAGAAGCATATGTCAATAGAGTTCGTGTTCCGCTTCTTACTGAGCTTAAAAACGGAGACATTGTTCATATCATAACTGGAAATGAAGCTCACTATAGATGTAGTTGGTTAAATTCAGTCAAAACTGGTAAAGCAAGAGCTACTATTAAAGGCTTTTGTAAACAAAAACTAAAAGAGCTAAATAACGAAATCGGCATAAAGATGCTCTCAGCGATATTTGAGACAAATGAAACTGAAATTTTATCATGGTTAGATAGTGAAAATTTAAGCAAAAAAGCTGGTAAAGTATCGTATGACTCTGAATTTTTAAAAGATGCTGTAAATGCTTTAAAGAAAAATGCTAAAAAAGATAAGTACATTATAGAAAAGCAAAAATTTGAAAATATAGTCGTTTACTCAAATTTCAAAGTAAATTCTGCAGAATTTGACTACTGTTGTAACCCAAAAAGGGGCGATAATATCGTAGGATTTAGAGATGGTGATCGAGTTACAGTTCATCATAGATTTTGTGATAGAGCGTCAAATTTGATGAGAGATGGTAAAGAGATAATCTTTGTAAAATGGACAAGAAACGCTCCTCATAGATATAAAATCATCCTGAATTTAGAGAACAAAAGAGGCTCACTTGCTGAGTTTTTAGCATATATAGCAAAACTTCAAGTTGATCTTGTAGCTATAAATTTAAACGAAAACGAAGAGACGAAGTCGGACTTTTTTGTGCTTATTATTGAACTTCATGAGAGTTTAAATATAGATGATATCAAAACTAAGATAAAAAGTAGATATAAGATAGTTGAATTTACTTCACTATCTGATGCTTATAACTAA
- the tyrS gene encoding tyrosine--tRNA ligase, translating to MDLNSVFTELKKGIAEIIDEDKIKDMIRNFYEKGENFYVKIGMDPTAPDLHLGHTVTLQKMAFLQKHGAIIQFLIGDFTARIGDPSGKSETRKMLSKDEVLKNAKTYEEQVFKVLDPAKTKIMFNSAWDEKLKASDMIAIASTYNVARMLERDDFEKRFKNETPISISEFLYPLLQGYDSVEMKCDIEMGGNDQKFNLLMGRHMQRVYGVGKEQAIITMPLLVGLDGVNKMSKSLNNYIGVTEEPNSMYAKVLSISDDLMWDWYELLSEKSLEEISELKKSVESGKIHPKAAKENLALEITKRFYDEQTAKNAKAEFDTVFSEHALPSNMDEFSVDGEIWVVEAIVKCGLASSNSQARRHINANAFSINQEKVNDDQLKLGSGSYILQIGKRKFAKLNVK from the coding sequence ATGGATTTAAATAGTGTTTTTACGGAGTTAAAAAAGGGAATCGCTGAGATTATTGATGAAGATAAGATAAAAGATATGATTAGAAATTTCTATGAAAAAGGTGAAAATTTCTATGTTAAAATAGGCATGGATCCAACCGCACCTGATCTTCATTTAGGTCATACTGTAACTTTACAAAAGATGGCTTTTTTACAAAAGCACGGGGCTATTATACAGTTTTTAATAGGTGATTTTACAGCTAGAATAGGCGATCCAAGTGGTAAAAGTGAGACCAGAAAAATGCTAAGTAAAGATGAGGTTTTAAAAAATGCCAAAACTTACGAAGAGCAAGTTTTTAAAGTATTAGATCCAGCTAAAACTAAGATAATGTTTAACTCAGCATGGGATGAAAAACTAAAAGCTTCTGATATGATAGCTATTGCTAGTACTTATAATGTCGCTAGAATGCTAGAGCGAGATGATTTTGAAAAAAGATTTAAAAACGAAACGCCAATATCAATAAGTGAGTTTTTATACCCTTTACTTCAAGGCTACGATAGCGTTGAGATGAAATGCGATATAGAAATGGGTGGAAATGATCAGAAATTTAACCTTTTAATGGGGCGTCATATGCAAAGAGTTTATGGTGTGGGAAAAGAACAAGCCATTATCACAATGCCACTTCTTGTTGGACTTGATGGTGTAAATAAAATGAGTAAATCTCTAAACAATTACATAGGTGTTACTGAAGAGCCAAATTCTATGTATGCGAAGGTTTTAAGTATTAGTGATGATTTGATGTGGGACTGGTATGAGCTTTTAAGTGAAAAAAGCTTAGAAGAGATTTCAGAGCTTAAAAAGAGCGTAGAAAGTGGTAAAATTCATCCAAAAGCAGCTAAAGAAAACCTTGCTTTAGAGATAACAAAGCGTTTTTATGATGAACAAACTGCTAAAAATGCAAAAGCTGAGTTTGATACTGTTTTTTCAGAGCACGCTCTTCCTAGTAATATGGATGAATTTAGCGTAGATGGTGAAATCTGGGTGGTAGAGGCGATTGTAAAGTGCGGTTTAGCTAGTTCAAATTCACAAGCAAGACGCCATATAAATGCAAATGCGTTTAGTATCAATCAAGAAAAGGTTAATGACGATCAGCTAAAATTAGGAAGTGGAAGCTATATTCTTCAAATTGGCAAAAGGAAATTTGCAAAACTAAATGTAAAATAA